The Stenotrophomonas indicatrix DNA segment CGGCAGGCAGTCCAGGTAGGTCCAGTCTTCCAGGCCTGGCATGCCGGCCCAGTTGTCGTAGTCCATCGCGTTGCCGCGGATGTAGCACATGCCGTTGATCAGCGACGAACCGCCCAGGCCCTTGCCACGACCGCAATCCATCCGGCGGTTGTTCATGAAGGGCTCGGGATCGGTCTTGTAAGCCCAGTTGTAGCGGCGGCCCTGCAGCGGGAAGGCCAGTGCGGCAGGCATCTGGGTACGGAAGTCGAGCCGGTAGTCCGGGCCACCGGCTTCCAGCAGCAGCACGCTGACATCGGCATCTTCGGTGAGGCGGGTGGCCAGCACATTGCCGGCCGAACCGGCGCCGATGATGATGTAGTCGTACTCGTTATGGGTGCTCATGGTTGCTCTCCTGCAGGCCGGGCGCGCTGCATGCAGGCGTCCCGGCGGAATGTCGGATCGGCGCGGTGGCCGGACGATGGGCGGTACTCAGGACGCGCCGGTCAGAACACGCTGGCGTAGTCGCCCAGTTCGACCTGCACCGACTTGATGCGGGTGTAGTGGCCGAGGGTGGAGATGCCGTTCTCGCGGCCAACGCCGGACTGCTTGTAGCCACCGACCGGCATTTCCGCCGGCGACTCGCCCCAGGTGTTGATCCAGCAGATGCCGGCTTCCAGGCGATGGATGATGCGATGTGCGCGGCTGATGTCCTTGCTGACCACACCTGCGGCCAGGCCGAAGGTGGTGTCGTTGGCGCGACGCACCACTTCATCCTCATCGTCGTAGGCGAGGATGCTCATCACCGGCCCGAAGATTTCTTCGCGGACAATCGTCATGTCGTCGCGGCAGTCGGAGAACACAGTCGGCAGCACATAGGCGCCGTCGGCCAGGGCAGCATCGGTGGCACGACCGCCGCCGATCAGCAGGCGCGCGCCTTCGCTCTTGCCGCTTTCGATGAAGCGCAGCACGTTTTCCATGTGCGGGAAGCTGGTCAGCGGGCCGAAGTTGGTCTCGGCGGCCATCGGGTCGCCGATGCGGATGCGCTTGACCCGCTCGACCACGGCGGCTTCGAACGCGGCCAGCATGCTGCGCGGCACGAACACGCGGGTGCCGTTGGTGCAGACCTGGCCGGAGCTGAAGAAGTTGGCCATCACCGCGATGTCGGCGGCACGGTCCAGATCGGCGTCATCACAGATCACCAGCGGCGACTTGCCGCCCAGCTCCATCGTCACTTCCTTCAGCGACGACGACGCAGCGCTGGCCATCACCTTCTTGCCGGTGGCCACGCCGCCGGTGAAGGAGATCTTCTCGATCACCGGGTGCTCGGTCAGCCAGTTGCCGATCTCGCGGCCCGGGCCCTGCACGACGTTGAACACGCCGTCCGGCACGCCGGCCTCGGTGTAGATCTCGGCGAGCTTGATCGCGGTCAGCGGGGTCACTTCGGACGGCTTGAACACCATTGCATTGCCGGCAGCCAGGGCCGGGGCCGACTTCCACATGGCGATCTGGATCGGGTAGTTCCAGGCGCCGATGCCGGCGACCACGCCCAGCGGCTCGCGGCGGGTATAGAAGAAGCTCGATTCGCGCAGCGGCAGCTGGATGCCTTCGATGGCGGTGGCCAGGCCGGCGTAGTACTCCAGCACGTCGGCGCCGGTGACGATGTCCACGGTGGTGGTTTCGGCCAGCGCCTTGCCGGTATCCAGGGTTTCCAGATGGGCCAGCTCGTCATTGCGCTCGCGCAGGATCTCAACGGCGCGGCGCAGGATGCGCGAGCGCTCCATTGCGGTCATCGCTGCCCACACCTTCTGGCCTTCGCTGGCGCTTTCGACCGCGCGCTCGACATCGGCCTGGCTGGCGATCTGCACTTCAGCCAGCACCTGGCCATTGGCAGGGTTGACGGTCTGGAAGGTCTTGCCACTGGTGGCGTCGACGCGGCGGCCGTGGATGTAGAGCTGTTGCACGGGCAGGGTGGTCATCGGCTTGCTCCTGGAAGGGTTGGGGCGGGGTCGTGGCGCGCTCAGCGCGCGTTGGCCTGCAATTGGAAATCGATGTAGCCGTAGGCGATGCGGCGGGCCTTGTCGGCGTTGAAGTCACCACCGACCAGGCTGCCGCGCAGCCACAGGCCGTCGATCATCGCGGCCAGCCCGCGTGCGGACAGGCGTGCCTGTGCATGCGGCAACTGGCGGTTGAACTGATGGCAGAGGTTGGAGAACAGTCGCTGGTCGTTGGCGCGCTGCAGCCGCGCAAGTTCCGGCTGATGCATGCTCGCGGCCCAGAAGGTCAGCCATACGCGCATGGCGGTCCCGTTGGTCTGGCTGTCGTCGAAGTTGCCATCGACGATGGCGCGAAGCTGTGAACGTGCGTCGCCGGCGGCGGCGTCGCGATAGCGGGCAACGGCGGCCTTCAGCTCGCGCAGGATCTGCCGCATCGCCGCATTGAGCAGGCCGTCCTTGTCGCCGAAGTAATGGGCGACGATGCCGCTGGACAGGCCGGCCTTCCTTGCGATGGTGGCGACGGTGGCATCGGCCATGCCGATCTCGTCGATGGTCTGGAAAGTGGCCCGGATCAGCTGCTCGCGGCGGACCGGTTCCACGCCTTTCTTCGGCATTGTCTCTCCACGGATTGCGACCCGGACTGCCGGGCTGGTGAAGATCATACTTTTTATTGATTGAACGTTCAATCAATAAACCCTACGATGCCGGTCGCGCCCCCACGCCATGGGCCCGGTTTCCGGTCCGGCCCCGCCCATGTGCCCCCCTGGACTGATGAGACGACCCCATGTCTTCCCTGGCTCATCCCAAGCGCTCGCCCCTGCGCTTGAACCGTTTCGTGTTCTTCAGTTCGTCGGTCTCCATCGGCATCCTCGGTGCGTTGACCGTGTTCTTCCCGCAGGCCAGCGAGCACTGGCTGCAATGGGCGCAGGCCGGGGTCTCGGCGGCGTTCGGCTGGTGGTACATGCTGTTGATCGTGGCCTGCCTGGGTTTCGTGCTGTGGCTGGCGTTCTCGCCGTATGGCCGCATCCGCCTGGGCCATAACGAGGAATCGCCCGCCTTCGGCTACGTGGCCTGGGTGTCGATGCTGTTCTCGGCTGGCATCGGCATCGCGCTGCTGTACTACGGTGCCTACGAGCCGCTGGACCATTTCCTCAACCCGCCCGGGCAGCCCGGCGGCACCGTCGCGGCCGGACGCGAAGCCATGGTGCTGACCTTCCTGCACTGGGGCCTGCACGGCTGGGCGTTGTACGCGCTGGTCGGCGTGGCGCTGGGCTACTTCGCCTATCGCCGCAACCTGCCGCTGGCGCTGCGTTCGGCGCTGTACCCGATCTTCGGCGAGCGCATCCATGGCCGCATCGGTGACATGGTCGATGGCTTCGGCATCCTGGCGACGCTGATCTCGATGGTCACCAACCTCGGCATTGGTGCGCTGGTGGTGCAGTCCGGCCTGGTCTACCTGTTCCACATCCCGGATACGCCGCAGGTGCTGGTGGCGATCGTGTTGGTGATGATGGCCGTGGCCACCATCGGCGTCGTTGCCGGTGTGGAGAAGGGCATCGCCTGGCTGTCCAACCTCAACGTGCGCCTGCTGTGCCTGCTGCTGCTGTTCGTGCTGATAGCCGGGCCGACCCTGCACCTGTTCGACGGCCTGGTGCAGAACACCGGCGACTATCTGGGCGCGTTCGTGCGCAAGAGCTTCGACATGTACCTCAATGACCCGAAGGGGCGTGAGTGGATGGGCTCGTGGACGCTGTTCTACTGGGCGTGGTGGATTGCCTGGGCGCCGTTCGTGGGCCTGTTCGTGGCGCGTATCTCGCGTGGCCGCACCATTCGTGAAGTGATCATGGGCGTGCTGCTGATCCCGCTCGGCTTCACCCTGGCGTGGCTGTCGATCTTCGGCAACACCGCCATCGATCTTGTGCTGAACCATGGCCAGGCGGTGCTGGGTGAAGTGGCCCAGCATGACGCGGCGATGACCCTGTTCAAGCTGCTGGAGTATCTGCCCGCTGCGCCGTACATCGCTGGTGCGGCGGTGGTGATTGGTTTCGTGTTGTTCCTGACCCCGGTCGATTCGGGAACGCTGATGATCGCCAACCTGTGCACCCGGCGTGTCGATGATGGCGTGGAGGATGGGCATGACGCGCCGATCTGGCTGCGCGTGTTCTGGGCGGCGGGCATCACCGTGGCCAGCGTCGGCCTGCTGCTGGCCGGCAACTTCAGCGCGATGCAGACGGCGGTGGTGCTGTGCGGCCTGCCGTTCTCGTTCATCCTGGCGTTCTACATGTGGGGTCTGTTGAAGGCGCTGCGTACCGACCCGGATGCACCGCGGCGGTAAGGGCTGGTGATGGGGATTTCGTCGTTCTCTGAAAGACAGCCGTACCTGCCGACTGCAATCATCGCTCGACATGCTTCTGAAGGAGTCGAGCGATGGTCCGTACCCTGGTTGTCTCCCTGATTTTCTCTTTTTCCTGCTTGCCGGCGGCGGTGGCCGCCCCTCCCGTGCAACTGGATTTCCCGGTGCTGGTGCTGGGCGAAACCGCACCGGTGCGCCTGCAGCTGGCTCCGCATGCGGGCGGGCTGGCGCTCTACTCGATCCACATGAATACCATGGACAGTGGAGTGGTCAGCGGCTATCAGGTGACCGGCG contains these protein-coding regions:
- a CDS encoding BCCT family transporter, which translates into the protein MSSLAHPKRSPLRLNRFVFFSSSVSIGILGALTVFFPQASEHWLQWAQAGVSAAFGWWYMLLIVACLGFVLWLAFSPYGRIRLGHNEESPAFGYVAWVSMLFSAGIGIALLYYGAYEPLDHFLNPPGQPGGTVAAGREAMVLTFLHWGLHGWALYALVGVALGYFAYRRNLPLALRSALYPIFGERIHGRIGDMVDGFGILATLISMVTNLGIGALVVQSGLVYLFHIPDTPQVLVAIVLVMMAVATIGVVAGVEKGIAWLSNLNVRLLCLLLLFVLIAGPTLHLFDGLVQNTGDYLGAFVRKSFDMYLNDPKGREWMGSWTLFYWAWWIAWAPFVGLFVARISRGRTIREVIMGVLLIPLGFTLAWLSIFGNTAIDLVLNHGQAVLGEVAQHDAAMTLFKLLEYLPAAPYIAGAAVVIGFVLFLTPVDSGTLMIANLCTRRVDDGVEDGHDAPIWLRVFWAAGITVASVGLLLAGNFSAMQTAVVLCGLPFSFILAFYMWGLLKALRTDPDAPRR
- the betI gene encoding transcriptional regulator BetI yields the protein MPKKGVEPVRREQLIRATFQTIDEIGMADATVATIARKAGLSSGIVAHYFGDKDGLLNAAMRQILRELKAAVARYRDAAAGDARSQLRAIVDGNFDDSQTNGTAMRVWLTFWAASMHQPELARLQRANDQRLFSNLCHQFNRQLPHAQARLSARGLAAMIDGLWLRGSLVGGDFNADKARRIAYGYIDFQLQANAR
- the betB gene encoding betaine-aldehyde dehydrogenase, encoding MTTLPVQQLYIHGRRVDATSGKTFQTVNPANGQVLAEVQIASQADVERAVESASEGQKVWAAMTAMERSRILRRAVEILRERNDELAHLETLDTGKALAETTTVDIVTGADVLEYYAGLATAIEGIQLPLRESSFFYTRREPLGVVAGIGAWNYPIQIAMWKSAPALAAGNAMVFKPSEVTPLTAIKLAEIYTEAGVPDGVFNVVQGPGREIGNWLTEHPVIEKISFTGGVATGKKVMASAASSSLKEVTMELGGKSPLVICDDADLDRAADIAVMANFFSSGQVCTNGTRVFVPRSMLAAFEAAVVERVKRIRIGDPMAAETNFGPLTSFPHMENVLRFIESGKSEGARLLIGGGRATDAALADGAYVLPTVFSDCRDDMTIVREEIFGPVMSILAYDDEDEVVRRANDTTFGLAAGVVSKDISRAHRIIHRLEAGICWINTWGESPAEMPVGGYKQSGVGRENGISTLGHYTRIKSVQVELGDYASVF